In one Lolium rigidum isolate FL_2022 chromosome 3, APGP_CSIRO_Lrig_0.1, whole genome shotgun sequence genomic region, the following are encoded:
- the LOC124697608 gene encoding uncharacterized protein LOC124697608, whose translation MLSSLAIQDAAVTSSVSGRPEEQDYSHLVFSGHNLFSEESSVCTTTSTECNDPESWSLRSDEFIDRVNNRLLCHDGTGVNVFEVHFDLNSTHAAHLDKWVQFASKSNAHSVRLHLCKSGISCSGHSRTASPYNFPLHFFGDGQASSLLRLWMTNCIFRLSMYPISFSSLVSLCLMCVTIADSDIQSIFSCCPGVRILRLGSCNDLVNIRISGERLFHLYIYYCKNLVSIEIHSASLVIFEYDGHKVLIKYASTPNMRRISTKFSNRNCSLSMNLNKMKMIEKVCLTFLSPSKEPNFKLYAKKFTVLKYINLYILPSWNNVLAVAYLLQATPFVTRLRLEMKAYGGEQHHLENVQVSWPEDISLQKLHLILVGGFAAQPPLIGLLACLVGVAPGLKFLTISPRYHRLKRMGTWGREKDGAKAARDHARKVAREAIGLKLPSSVRFALH comes from the exons ATGTTGTCATCGCTTGCGATCCAAGACGCCGCAGTTACTAGTTCTGTTTCTGGACGACCGGAGGAACAGGACTACTCTCATCTTGTATTTAGTGGGCACAATCTTTTTTCTGAGGAAAGTTCAGTttgcaccaccacctccaccgagtGCAATGATCCAGAATCTTGGAGTTTGAGATCAGACGAATTCATTGACAGAGTAAACAACCGGCTGCTGTGCCATGACGGAACTGGTGTTAACGTGTTTGAGGTTCATTTTGATCTCAACTCCACCCATGCTGCCCACCTTGACAAATGGGTCCAGTTTGCGTCAAAGTCAAATGCACACTCTGTGAGACTTCACTTGTGTAAAAGTGGAATATCATGTTCTGGGCATTCCAGGACTGCAAGTCCTTATAACTTCCCTTTGCATTTTTTCGGCGATGGACAAGCATCCTCTTTGCTGAGGCTATGGATGACGAATTGCATATTCAGACTATCAATGTATCCCATTAGCTTTTCCTCTCTCGTAAGCCTTTGTCTAATGTGTGTCACGATAGCTGATTCTGATATCCAAAGCATTTTCTCTTGCTGCCCTGGTGTCCGCATTTTGAGATTGGGGAGCTGCAATGATTTGGTTAACATAAGGATTTCCGGTGAAAGACTGTTCCATTTGTATATATATTATTGCAAGAATTTGGTGAGTATTGAGATTCATTCAGCCAGCCTAGTCATCTTTGAGTATGATGGACATAAGGTACTCATCAAATATGCGAGTACTCCCAATATGAGGAGAATATCAACAAAGTTCTCGAACAGAAATTGTTCTCTCTCGATGAATTTAAATAAAATGAAAATGATCGAGAAAGTCTGCTTGACATTCCTTTCACCATCGAAG GAGCCCAATTTCAAGCTATATGCGAAGAAATTCACTGTATTGAAGTACATCAACTTGTATATTTTGCCATCTTGGAATAATGTTCTTGCAGTAGCTTATCtccttcaagcaactcctttcgTCACAAGACTCCGTCTAGAA ATGAAGGCATACGGCGGAGAACAGCATCATCTGGAGAATGTACAAGTCAGCTGGCCAGAGGACATCTCTCTTCAGAAGCTCCATTTGATTCTTGTAGGAGGTTTCGCTGCACAACCCCCGTTGATCGGGCTTTTGGCGTGCCTGGTGGGTGTGGCCCCTGGTTTGAAGTTCCTCACAATCAGTCCACGCTACCATCGTTTGAAACGAATGGGTACATGGGGGAGGGAGAAGGATGGTGccaaggcggcgagggatcaCGCACGGAAAGTCGCGAGGGAAGCCATCGGCCTTAAGCTCCCGTCGTCTGTGAGGTTTGCCCTCCATTGA